One window of the Leptotrichia hongkongensis genome contains the following:
- a CDS encoding response regulator transcription factor produces MRILVIEDEKNLNDIIVKKLVSEKYCVDSCFNGNDALEYIFSVEYDVIISDIMLPGIDGFEILRRIREKEIKTPVLLLTARDGIEDRVKGLDYGADDYLVKPFAFDELMARIRVLLRRNPSSSNSNASNIFSIANLTVNCNSHDVFRDKTPIKLSTREFTILEYMIRNKERVLSREQIEQHIWNYDYEGGTNVIDVYIRYLRRKIDKDFEPKLIHTIRGVGYVLKAE; encoded by the coding sequence GTGAGAATTTTAGTAATTGAAGATGAAAAGAATCTGAATGATATAATTGTAAAAAAGCTAGTATCGGAAAAATATTGTGTAGATAGCTGTTTTAATGGAAATGATGCACTGGAATATATTTTTTCTGTTGAATATGATGTTATTATTTCTGATATTATGCTTCCTGGGATAGATGGATTTGAAATTTTAAGAAGAATAAGGGAGAAAGAAATAAAAACACCTGTTTTACTATTGACTGCAAGAGATGGAATAGAGGACAGGGTAAAGGGGCTTGACTATGGAGCTGACGATTATTTAGTAAAACCATTTGCTTTTGATGAACTGATGGCAAGAATAAGAGTGCTTTTAAGAAGAAATCCGTCAAGCAGTAATTCAAATGCAAGCAATATATTCTCAATTGCAAATTTAACAGTAAATTGCAATTCTCACGATGTTTTTCGAGATAAAACGCCGATAAAGCTGTCAACTAGAGAATTTACAATTTTGGAATATATGATTAGAAATAAAGAGCGTGTGCTTTCAAGGGAACAAATTGAGCAGCATATATGGAATTATGACTATGAAGGCGGTACAAACGTGATAGATGTCTATATCAGATATTTAAGAAGAAAAATTGACAAGGATTTTGAACCTAAACTAATTCATACAATTCGTGGAGTCGGCTATGTATTAAAGGCTGAATAG
- a CDS encoding sensor histidine kinase, which yields MKRFFNNSSIKLKIGLWYMGIMILLVFSSLAIVFYISENIIHSSVRTYLKDVVIHRLDYLTIKNGEIIIDSNFDTMIQNVEIAIYDKDFKFLYGNSPNGFEMDNRKSKDDKIMIIRSNNQKWYVYNKKIELGNYGKVWIRGVMPNIGQSSAIETVIQISFVILPFFLILSAIGGYIITKNAFTPIEKIRRIAEKINEGNDLSQRINLGKGDDELHTLANTFDVMFDRLQTSFENEIQFTSDVSHELRTPITVILTQAEYGKDSISSVEDAQKSFGIIEKEGQKMSKLVSQLLTLARMERGRQKLNIENINLSELLEMIIETQTLSAKTKNIKFVTKIMPEIYANIDEMMIMRVFTNLISNAISYGKQNGTVTVELFLQKNRIVSKISDDGIGISEDKLDKIWLRFYQVDPSKNGDNSGLGLSMVKKIIELHKGEIFVESELGKGTTFTIIL from the coding sequence ATGAAAAGATTTTTTAATAATAGTTCAATAAAGTTAAAAATTGGTTTATGGTACATGGGAATTATGATTTTGCTTGTATTTTCATCACTGGCTATAGTTTTTTATATCAGTGAAAATATTATTCATTCGAGTGTACGAACTTATCTAAAAGATGTAGTAATTCATAGGCTTGATTATTTAACTATAAAAAATGGAGAAATTATAATTGACAGCAACTTTGATACAATGATTCAGAATGTGGAAATTGCCATTTATGACAAGGATTTCAAATTCCTTTATGGAAATTCACCAAATGGTTTTGAGATGGACAATAGGAAGTCAAAGGATGATAAAATTATGATTATTAGAAGCAATAATCAGAAATGGTATGTCTATAATAAGAAAATTGAACTTGGAAATTATGGAAAAGTATGGATTAGAGGAGTAATGCCTAATATTGGGCAATCAAGTGCCATTGAAACAGTTATTCAGATTTCCTTTGTAATTTTGCCATTTTTTCTTATACTTTCAGCAATTGGAGGCTACATTATTACAAAAAATGCCTTTACGCCAATTGAAAAGATTAGAAGAATTGCAGAAAAAATTAACGAAGGAAACGACTTGTCACAGCGAATAAATCTTGGAAAAGGTGATGATGAGCTTCACACACTTGCAAATACTTTTGATGTAATGTTCGATAGGCTTCAGACATCTTTTGAAAATGAAATTCAGTTTACTTCGGATGTTTCACATGAATTAAGAACACCGATTACAGTAATTTTGACACAGGCGGAGTACGGGAAAGACTCAATAAGTTCAGTCGAAGATGCACAAAAATCCTTTGGAATTATTGAAAAAGAAGGACAAAAAATGTCAAAACTAGTCTCACAATTATTAACTTTGGCGAGAATGGAACGAGGAAGACAAAAACTGAATATTGAAAACATCAATTTGAGTGAATTGCTAGAAATGATTATTGAAACTCAGACTTTAAGTGCAAAGACTAAAAATATAAAATTTGTTACAAAAATAATGCCTGAAATTTATGCAAATATTGATGAGATGATGATTATGAGAGTTTTTACAAATCTGATTTCAAATGCAATTTCGTATGGAAAACAGAACGGAACAGTTACAGTTGAATTATTTCTTCAAAAAAATAGGATTGTCAGTAAAATTTCAGATGATGGAATAGGCATTTCGGAAGACAAGCTGGATAAGATATGGCTAAGATTTTATCAAGTAGATCCGTCTAAAAATGGAGATAATTCAGGACTTGGACTTTCTATGGTAAAAAAAATTATAGAACTTCATAAAGGAGAGATTTTTGTAGAAAGTGAACTTGGGAAAGGTACAACTTTTACAATAATTTTATAA
- a CDS encoding PepSY domain-containing protein has translation MKSRFLKMILVGILLINFQSFSGVKERKKITGIKAKQIALTKVPGATFANVLEFDSESDKSYKGQISYRGVVYNFEIDVYTGKIINWSEENNK, from the coding sequence GTGAAATCTAGATTTTTGAAGATGATATTAGTCGGAATATTATTAATCAATTTTCAAAGTTTTTCAGGTGTAAAGGAAAGAAAAAAAATCACTGGAATTAAAGCAAAACAAATAGCCTTAACTAAAGTCCCAGGAGCAACATTTGCAAACGTTCTTGAATTTGATTCAGAGAGTGATAAATCATATAAAGGACAGATTAGTTATAGAGGTGTTGTATACAATTTCGAAATAGATGTTTACACAGGGAAAATAATAAATTGGAGTGAAGAAAATAATAAATAA
- a CDS encoding PepSY domain-containing protein encodes MIKIKKIGCFNYAITLVTFLLSINFLVKGNNIEYKTEVKLTPKVNIKTSDTQITPNKAKSIALGHAGVSETAANFKKIKLDNKNGKAVYEIEFIANNSRYELSIDAGNGSVIKFEKR; translated from the coding sequence ATGATAAAAATAAAAAAAATAGGATGTTTTAATTATGCAATTACTTTAGTAACATTTCTTCTTTCTATCAATTTTTTGGTAAAAGGAAATAATATTGAATACAAGACAGAAGTGAAATTAACCCCGAAAGTGAATATAAAAACTTCTGATACACAAATTACACCAAATAAAGCAAAATCAATTGCGTTAGGACACGCTGGAGTTTCAGAGACAGCAGCTAATTTTAAAAAAATAAAATTAGATAACAAAAATGGAAAGGCTGTTTATGAAATAGAATTTATTGCGAATAATTCCAGATATGAACTCAGCATTGATGCTGGAAATGGTTCGGTTATAAAATTTGAAAAAAGATAA